A stretch of Pseudomonas sp. CCC3.1 DNA encodes these proteins:
- a CDS encoding colicin E3-like toxin immunity protein, with protein MGLSVELDWFDKETEYGVGEECSIDFGEDGTVMDKLGITAAHNVNNGGFDVKREWLVDLQPLFQHSIDMGLYDYQVSFIYRDQ; from the coding sequence GTGGGTCTTAGCGTTGAGCTTGATTGGTTTGATAAGGAAACAGAATACGGTGTGGGGGAGGAGTGCTCTATTGACTTTGGGGAAGATGGCACAGTTATGGATAAGTTGGGAATCACGGCCGCACATAATGTAAACAACGGAGGATTTGATGTTAAGCGTGAGTGGCTTGTTGATTTGCAGCCATTGTTCCAACATTCGATTGATATGGGTCTTTATGATTATCAGGTTTCTTTCATATATCGAGATCAATGA
- a CDS encoding PaaI family thioesterase produces MTIPDGLAESAFSNLIGCRVQSVEDGKARVALSLEPHLRNRGGKMHGGVLFSLVDITMGLACSGTHGFDRQSVTIECKINYLRSVSEGEVLCIAKVIHPGRRTFVVEADVMQGDKLVAKAQGTFALL; encoded by the coding sequence ATGACAATCCCCGACGGCTTGGCCGAAAGTGCCTTCAGCAACTTGATTGGCTGCCGTGTGCAGTCTGTGGAAGACGGCAAAGCGCGCGTTGCGCTTAGCCTGGAACCGCACCTGCGCAATCGCGGCGGCAAAATGCACGGCGGGGTTTTATTCAGCCTGGTGGACATCACCATGGGCCTGGCCTGCTCCGGCACCCATGGTTTTGACCGACAAAGCGTGACCATCGAGTGCAAAATCAACTACCTGAGATCGGTGTCGGAAGGCGAAGTGCTGTGCATCGCCAAGGTCATTCACCCGGGCCGACGCACGTTTGTGGTCGAAGCTGACGTGATGCAAGGCGACAAACTGGTCGCAAAAGCGCAAGGCACGTTCGCTCTCCTGTAG
- the gshA gene encoding glutamate--cysteine ligase — MSELLNRRLALLGERANLTLLEQCLHGIERECLRVTGDARLAQTPHPEELGSALTNDQITTDYSESLLEFITPALPDPADTLASLDKIHRFAYSKLGNEYLWSPSMPCPLPAEEDIPIAYYGTSNIGQLKYVYRKGLALRYGKTMQCIAGIHYNFSLPEALWPVLKQAEGFVGTDRDYQSDAYIALIRNFRRYSWLLMYLFGASPALDAGFLRGRSHQLEQLDADTLYLPYATSLRMSDLGYQSNAQAGLTPCYNNLDSYTDSLRKAVATPYAPYVEIGTHKDGEWVQLNTNILQIENEYYSNIRPKRVTYTGERPIQALVSRGVQYVEVRLLDINPFLPIGIDLPEARFLDAFLLYCALQDSPQFENSECGHCTSNFLSVVKEGRRPGLQLQRNGQAVDLKEWAAELLEKIAPLAALLDQSHGSDAHSKALDEQFAKVQDVSLTPSAKVLASMIEHKESFAQFSMRQSQAHAEFFRSEPLSIEDQAAFEAKAKQSLLEQAETEKVEQGDFDLFVASYQASILSISY; from the coding sequence TTGAGCGAACTTCTCAACCGCCGCCTGGCTCTGCTCGGCGAGCGCGCCAACCTCACTCTGCTCGAGCAGTGCCTGCACGGTATCGAGCGCGAATGCCTGCGCGTCACGGGCGATGCACGCCTGGCGCAGACACCGCACCCCGAAGAGCTGGGTTCGGCCCTGACCAACGACCAAATCACCACCGACTATTCCGAGTCGCTGCTGGAGTTTATTACCCCGGCCCTGCCCGACCCTGCGGACACGCTGGCCAGCCTCGACAAGATTCATCGTTTTGCCTACAGCAAACTCGGCAACGAGTACCTGTGGAGCCCTTCGATGCCGTGCCCGTTGCCGGCCGAAGAAGACATCCCGATTGCCTATTACGGCACCTCCAACATCGGCCAGCTCAAGTACGTGTACCGCAAAGGCCTGGCCCTGCGTTACGGCAAGACCATGCAGTGCATCGCCGGGATCCACTACAACTTTTCCCTGCCCGAAGCCCTGTGGCCTGTGCTCAAGCAAGCTGAAGGCTTTGTCGGCACCGACCGCGACTACCAATCAGATGCCTACATCGCGCTGATTCGTAACTTCCGCCGCTACAGCTGGTTGCTGATGTACCTGTTCGGCGCTTCGCCTGCGCTGGATGCTGGCTTCTTGCGTGGCCGTTCGCACCAGTTGGAGCAACTGGACGCCGACACGCTCTACCTGCCGTATGCCACCAGCCTGCGCATGAGCGACCTGGGTTACCAGAGCAACGCCCAGGCCGGTCTTACGCCGTGCTACAACAACCTCGACAGCTACACCGACAGCCTGCGCAAGGCCGTGGCCACACCGTACGCGCCGTATGTTGAAATCGGCACGCACAAAGATGGCGAATGGGTGCAACTGAACACCAACATTCTGCAAATCGAAAACGAGTACTACTCCAACATCCGACCCAAGCGCGTGACCTACACCGGCGAACGCCCGATCCAGGCATTGGTCTCGCGTGGCGTGCAGTACGTTGAAGTGCGCTTGCTCGACATCAACCCATTCCTGCCGATCGGCATCGACCTGCCGGAAGCCCGCTTCCTGGACGCTTTCCTGCTGTATTGCGCGCTGCAAGACAGCCCGCAGTTTGAGAACAGCGAATGCGGTCATTGCACGTCCAACTTCCTGAGCGTGGTCAAGGAAGGTCGCCGCCCGGGCCTGCAATTGCAGCGCAATGGCCAAGCGGTCGATCTGAAGGAATGGGCGGCAGAACTGCTGGAAAAAATCGCCCCCCTGGCGGCACTGCTCGACCAAAGCCACGGCAGCGATGCCCACAGCAAAGCGCTGGACGAACAATTCGCCAAGGTCCAGGACGTCTCGCTGACCCCATCAGCCAAAGTCCTGGCCAGCATGATCGAACACAAAGAAAGCTTCGCCCAGTTCTCGATGCGCCAGAGCCAGGCCCACGCCGAGTTCTTCCGCAGCGAACCGCTGAGCATCGAAGACCAGGCCGCGTTCGAAGCAAAAGCCAAGCAATCACTGCTCGAACAAGCCGAGACGGAAAAGGTTGAACAAGGCGATTTCGACCTGTTTGTGGCGTCGTATCAGGCGAGTATTTTGTCGATCAGTTACTGA
- a CDS encoding Tex family protein, with amino-acid sequence MDSINSRIAEELGVRPQQVEAAVALLDEGSTVPFISRYRKEVTGSLDDTQLRHLEERLRYLRELDERRISILASIEEQGKLTPELARDIKLADTKTRLEDLYLPYKQKRRTKGQIALEAGLGELADGLFNDPSLTPETEAARFVDAEKGFADVKAALDGAKYILMERFAEDASLLDKLRSFLKQEATLSARVIPGKEEEGAKFRDYFEHDEPLKSMPSHRALAIFRGRNEGILSSSLKVGEELPGTMHPGEMMIAQRFGLENQNRPADKWLSEVVRWTWKVKLYTHLETDLLGELRDAAETEAINVFAHNLHDLLLAAPAGPRATLGLDPGLRTGCKIAVVDATGKLLEYATVYPHVPHNKWDQTIAVMAALCAKHSVELVAIGNGTASRESDKLVIDLIKKYPALKVTKVMVSEAGASVYSASELAAKEFPDLDVSIRGAVSIARRLQDPLAELVKIDPKSIGVGQYQHDVSQLKLARGLDAVVEDCVNAVGVDVNTASVALLARISGLNATLAQNIVSHRDENGAFKTRAALKKVSRLGEKTFEQAAGFLRVMNGDNPLDASAVHPEAYPLVKRIASDTERDIRSLIGDAGFLKRLDPKKFTDETFGLPTVTDILQELEKPGRDPRPEFKTAEFQEGVEDLKDLQLGMILEGVVTNVTNFGAFIDIGVHQDGLVHISALSEKFIKDPREAVKAGDVVKVKVMEIDIPRKRVGLSMRMSDTPGEKIDGARGARPGSAPRQQNTAPRKETVAAAPSNNAMASLFANAKQLKKR; translated from the coding sequence ATGGACAGCATCAACAGCCGCATCGCCGAAGAACTTGGCGTGCGCCCGCAGCAGGTCGAAGCGGCCGTCGCTCTTCTGGATGAAGGCTCCACCGTACCCTTCATCTCTCGCTACCGTAAGGAAGTGACAGGCAGCCTGGATGACACCCAATTACGTCATCTGGAAGAACGCCTGCGCTACTTGCGTGAACTCGACGAACGGCGCATCAGCATCCTCGCCAGCATCGAAGAGCAAGGCAAATTGACCCCTGAGTTGGCACGCGACATCAAACTCGCCGACACCAAGACCCGCCTCGAAGACTTGTACCTGCCCTACAAGCAAAAGCGTCGCACCAAGGGCCAGATCGCCCTGGAAGCCGGTCTGGGTGAGCTGGCTGACGGTCTGTTCAACGACCCGAGCCTGACCCCGGAAACCGAAGCCGCCCGTTTTGTTGACGCCGAAAAAGGCTTCGCAGACGTCAAGGCCGCTCTGGATGGCGCCAAGTACATCCTCATGGAACGCTTCGCTGAAGACGCCAGCCTGCTGGATAAACTGCGCAGCTTCTTGAAGCAGGAAGCCACCCTCAGCGCCCGGGTCATCCCTGGCAAAGAGGAGGAAGGCGCCAAATTCCGCGATTATTTCGAACACGACGAGCCGCTCAAAAGCATGCCGTCGCACCGCGCGCTGGCGATTTTCCGCGGCCGCAATGAAGGCATTCTCAGCTCTTCGCTCAAGGTGGGTGAAGAACTGCCGGGCACGATGCACCCTGGCGAAATGATGATTGCCCAACGCTTCGGCCTGGAAAATCAAAACCGCCCGGCGGACAAATGGCTGAGCGAAGTGGTGCGCTGGACCTGGAAGGTCAAGCTCTACACCCACCTCGAAACCGACCTGCTGGGCGAACTGCGCGACGCGGCCGAAACCGAAGCCATCAACGTATTCGCCCACAACCTGCACGACCTGCTGCTGGCCGCCCCTGCTGGCCCGCGCGCCACCCTGGGCTTGGACCCGGGCCTGCGCACCGGCTGCAAAATCGCCGTGGTCGATGCCACCGGCAAACTGCTCGAATACGCCACCGTGTACCCGCACGTGCCGCACAACAAGTGGGACCAGACCATCGCCGTAATGGCCGCCCTGTGCGCCAAACACTCGGTCGAACTGGTCGCCATCGGCAACGGCACCGCCAGCCGCGAAAGCGACAAGCTGGTGATTGACCTGATCAAAAAATACCCAGCGCTGAAAGTCACCAAAGTGATGGTCTCCGAGGCGGGCGCTTCGGTGTACTCGGCCTCTGAACTGGCCGCGAAGGAATTCCCGGACCTCGACGTGTCGATCCGTGGCGCCGTGTCGATTGCCCGCCGCCTGCAAGATCCACTGGCCGAGCTGGTAAAAATCGATCCCAAGTCGATTGGCGTCGGCCAATACCAGCACGACGTGTCCCAGCTCAAACTGGCACGCGGTCTGGACGCCGTAGTGGAAGACTGCGTAAACGCCGTGGGCGTGGACGTAAACACCGCTTCGGTGGCGCTGCTGGCCCGCATCTCCGGCCTCAATGCCACCTTGGCGCAAAACATCGTGAGCCATCGCGATGAAAACGGTGCGTTCAAAACCCGTGCTGCGCTGAAAAAAGTCAGCCGTCTGGGCGAAAAAACCTTCGAACAGGCCGCCGGTTTCTTGCGCGTGATGAACGGCGACAACCCGCTCGACGCCTCGGCCGTTCACCCTGAAGCCTACCCGCTGGTGAAACGTATTGCCTCGGACACCGAGCGCGACATTCGCTCGCTGATCGGCGACGCTGGCTTCCTCAAGCGTCTGGATCCCAAGAAGTTCACCGACGAAACCTTCGGCCTGCCGACCGTCACTGACATTCTGCAAGAGCTCGAAAAACCAGGCCGTGACCCGCGTCCAGAGTTCAAGACCGCCGAGTTCCAGGAAGGCGTCGAAGACCTCAAAGACCTGCAACTGGGCATGATCCTCGAAGGTGTCGTCACCAACGTGACCAACTTCGGTGCCTTCATCGACATCGGTGTGCATCAGGACGGTCTGGTGCACATCTCGGCATTGTCCGAGAAGTTCATCAAAGACCCGCGTGAAGCGGTGAAAGCAGGTGACGTGGTCAAAGTCAAAGTCATGGAAATCGACATCCCGCGCAAACGCGTTGGCTTGTCGATGCGCATGAGCGACACCCCCGGCGAGAAAATCGACGGTGCTCGCGGCGCACGCCCAGGTTCAGCCCCACGCCAGCAAAACACCGCGCCACGCAAAGAAACCGTTGCCGCCGCGCCGAGCAACAACGCGATGGCGTCGTTGTTTGCCAACGCTAAACAGTTGAAGAAACGCTAA